The following DNA comes from bacterium.
ACTTCGCCCCCTGGGTGGAGGAGGCGCAGGCCGCGCGCAAGGGCCTGACCGTGCCGCAGTACGCGGCCTCGGTCGCGACCCAGTGGCGCGAGGGCCTCGCCTCGTGGGGGCAGGACGGCGATCGCATCCGACGCCTCAAGGAGGCCGCCGACTTCGCCATCTACACGCCCGGCTCCAGCGCCGGCCGCCCGCTCACCATCCTGCGCTCGTTCGCTGCGCCGCCCCCGGCCGTGCGCGACGATGCCGACGCGCTGCGCGATCGCGTGGGTGCGTCCGTGGCGGGCCTGCTGGGCCTCGTCGGGGTGGACGCCGATCCGCTGCGCAGCCGCGAGCACATCCTCCTGGCCAACCTCGTCGAGCGCGCCTGGCGCGAGGGCGAGGACCTCGACCTCGGCACGCTCATCCTCAAGATCCAGGAT
Coding sequences within:
- a CDS encoding ATP-binding protein gives rise to the protein FAPWVEEAQAARKGLTVPQYAASVATQWREGLASWGQDGDRIRRLKEAADFAIYTPGSSAGRPLTILRSFAAPPPAVRDDADALRDRVGASVAGLLGLVGVDADPLRSREHILLANLVERAWREGEDLDLGTLILKIQDPGFTRVGVMDLESFFPAKDRFGLAMTLNNLLASPGFASWIEGEPLDVQRLLYTPEGKPRIAIISIAHLSDAERMFF